The following proteins come from a genomic window of Rutidosis leptorrhynchoides isolate AG116_Rl617_1_P2 chromosome 10, CSIRO_AGI_Rlap_v1, whole genome shotgun sequence:
- the LOC139872417 gene encoding probable magnesium transporter NIPA4, translating into MTWRDAYSGMSTDNIKGLILALSSSLFIGSSFIIKKKGLKKAGVSGLRAGSGGYSYLYEPLWWIGMITMVVGEVANFAAYAFAPAILVTPLGALSIIISAVLAHIILRERLHIFGVLGCALCVVGSITIVLHAPQERAIESVAEVWDLATEPAFVLYGVLVLVAVFILVLHYIPLYGQTHVMCYIGVCSLIGSLSVMSVKGLGIALKLTFSGTNQLVYPQTWAFTFFVLLCVITQMNYLNKALDTFNTAVVSPIYYVMFTSLTILASVIMFKDWDGQNPTQIVTELCGFVTILSGTFLLHKTKDMADGPTRLLKHADAEDGMHHEGIPLRRHDSINMRLQ; encoded by the exons ATGACGTGGAGGGATGCATACAGTGGCATGTCCACCGATAACATCAAGGGTTTAATTTTAGCACTGTCTTCCAGTTTGTTCATTGGTTCTAGCTTCATCATTAAGAAAAAAGGCCTCAAAAAAGCTGGTGTTTCTGGTCTTAGGGCAG GAAGTGGAGGATATTCATACTTATACGAACCTCTATGGTGGATAGGCATGATAACAA TGGTTGTTGGAGAGGTTGCAAACTTTGCAGCCTACGCATTTGCACCAGCTATTCTAGTTACACCCCTTGGGGCGCTTAGTATTATAATCAG TGCTGTACTGGCACATATCATTTTACGTGAACGGCTGCATATTTTTGGAGTTCTTGGTTGTGCTCTATGTGTTGTGGGTTCCATAACTATCGTTCTGCATGCTCCTCAAGAACGTGCGATTGAATCAGTGGCTGAAGTATGGGATCTTGCTACAGAACCAG CCTTTGTTCTATATGGGGTACTGGTGTTAGTTGCTGTATTTATACTTGTGTTACATTATATTCCATTATATGGTCAGACACACGTGATGTGCTACATTGGAGTTTGTTCCCTAATAGGTTCTTTATCG GTCATGAGTGTGAAAGGTCTTGGCATTGCTTTGAAGCTTACGTTTTCCGGAACGAATCAATTAGTTTATCCTCAGACATGGGCTTTTACCTTCTTTGTTCTGCTCTGTGTCATTACGCAAATGAATTATTTGAACAAG GCTCTTGACACATTCAACACGGCTGTTGTATCTCCCATATACTATGTTATGTTCACATCTCTTACTATTCTGGCAAGCGTGATTATGTTCAAG GATTGGGATGGACAAAATCCGACACAAATTGTAACCGAACTTTGTGGATTTGTGACAATCCTCTCTGGAACCTTTCTTCTTCATAAAACCAAAGACATGGCTGATG GTCCAACACGACTTTTAAAACATGCGGATGCGGAAGACGGTATGCATCACGAAGGCATTCCTTTGAGACGGCATGATAGTATTAATATGAGGTTGCAATAA